The nucleotide sequence CGCGAATACCGGCAAGGATGTGCACAGTTTTAAGGGATCAAGATTGGGTACATTGACAAGCAGCGCTTTTTCTGTTAATGAGGGGTATTTAATGCGTGCCGAGTGTGCCGCCCGTCTTGGGAAAAAAGAGGAGGCGATCAACGACCTGAATGCGTTGTTATCCAAACGATGGAAAAAAGGGCAATTTGAGCCTGTTGTGTCTTTGCCGGATAAAGAATTGCTAAACCTTATTTTAAAGGAACGGAGAAAAGAACTCGTTTTTACAGATACCCGCTGGATGGACCTGAAACGGTTGAATAAGGAAGGAGCGAACATAGAACTGAAGCGGATCGTAAACGGCAAAGAATATATACTGCATCCCAATGATTCCCGCTATGCATTGCCGATTCCGGAAAGCGTGATCAATATTACCGGCATGCCGCAGAACCCCAGGTAAAAAAGCCGGGAGATAAAGCCCGGCTTTTAAAGAAGAAGAATCTTACTACAGGTGCTAGGGTTTCCGGCTTAAGATCTTATAATCTTCGCCATTGTTTGTATTGGCATCGTTCGTACTAAGATAGCCTGCGATGTCCTCCGGGGTTTCCAGCGATTCAGAACTTACAGTACAAACAATACCATTTATGCCACAGGAAGGATACGGTTCATCACTTACCTCCCACATTTCGGGATCGGTATAGTTTGCCGAAGTACCGGTAAAACGAAAATGTTTTGTAACAAGCGCTTTGCTTTCCTGTTGTTCCGGTGCTGACTGTTGATTGATCGCAAAAACACCTGCCGCAGTGAATAAAACTGCTACTAAGGGCAGGAGCCATTTAAACTTAAACATTTGAATGAATTTGAATGATTTGAAAAAAATGATTAGAACATCAAACTTGTTTTACTGCGCAGTAAAAAGCCGTGGGTCGCCGCATTGAGTTTGATGCAGCGATCCAGTTCAGAGATATTGCCTACTATTTTTTACAGGTGTTCGGCACCGCCTGTCGGGAACGGAAGAAGGCTGTGAATCCCTGTTTCTTTTTTATTGTTCCCGGATCCAAAGATGCAATGCCGGAGAGCCGTTGTTGTTATCCAATCGTGTTTTTATTTACGATAGCGGACCGGACTGAGGCCATAGAACTTTTTAAAAGTCTTGGAAAAATTGGAGAGCGCAGAAAAACCCATATCCAGCGCAATATCCGTAAGGGGTTCATCGGTGCTGATAACGCGGGTAAACGCTTCATCCATCCGGTAGGTGTTCCAGTAGCGGTAGGGCGGCTGCTGAAACCGGAGGGCAAACAGTTTTTTGAGGAAGGTCTCGTTCATACCGGCCTGCCGGGCCAGTATACGCAGGTTGGGCTCCCGGGTAAAGCATTTGAGCAATTGGATGCTGACGCGGTTTACCCGGCTGAGCTCGCTCAGCGTGATGATGCGGCCGCCGAGCTGCAGGGGTGTTTTGCATTCCAGGGCAGCGCAAAGCAGCAGCTTTACCGCAAGCTCCAGCTCCAGGTTATTCACTACAGCTGCCCGCAGCAGCCGCAGGATCCATTGCGCCAGGAATACCATGTTCTGCGTGGCAAACAGGTGCTGTGGAAATACCTGGGTGGCGGTGTTGGCAGCAATAGCATCGAGGAAAGGATGGACAACACCGGGATAGTAAGGCTCCAGCTTTTGTAAAAAGGAAGGCGTGCAATGAATGTCCAGCGTGGTATAGGGCAATCCGGGTTCAAACGATACCCGGTCTTCGATATAGGGAAGATAAAAGATGTTGAACTGGGTTTCTTCCACCAGCTTATCGTAAAGGGAATTCATTTGTTGCATTACACTGTTGCGCAGCAGAAAGCTGAATTCGATAACAGGCACATCAGCACGGACCTTAAACCGGCGCCGCTGCTCTACACAGTAAGTGCTGTACCAGATCGTAAAGTCTTCCTGTTGCCGGTGCTGAAACAACATATGACCCCATCCGCCGGATACGGCGAGGGCAGACATGGAAGGGATGAGCAGGGATTGGTGCCGGTAAGCCTCCGGCGCCGACCAGAAAAAAGAGTCGTTATCGGGTGAGGTGATCTCAAAAAGGTGATCCATACAACAACAGGTTGGGTTAGGGATGTCCGGGGTGTTCCGGCGGTTATTTATATAACATAAAAATAATATAAAAAATAATTAAAATATGAATAAACATAGAAAAGACCGGTCTGCCGGAATTTTTACAGGTAGTCTGGATGAATTGTTCCTGTACCGGGATGCTGCTGAAAATTCCCCTCAGGCCCTGGGTATACGGTTGGTGGTATTGCGGAAGGACCTGGCAGTGCTTTACCGCTGGGTCAATCAGCCTTATGCGCACCGTTTCTGGGGCATGCAGGGATCGCTGAAAATGCTGTATGAATTTTATGAACCAAAGATCACCAGCAACGGATTGCAGCTCTTTTTTGCCTGTATCGGAAATGTTCCGGTGGCACTGGTTGAAGTATATCCCGTGCTGGAATCGGAGCTGGCAGGCATGGCGGATTTTACCGGCGGCGATTATGGCATTCATTTGCTGATGGCGCCTTACAGGGAAATAAAAACGGTAGCTGCTGAATCGGCTGCCGGTTTATCGCTGAGGGTATTAAGGGTTGTTCAACGGATGCTGTTTGAATTCACTTCCGTTGTGCGTATTGTTGCCGAACCGGATGAACGCAATACCAACGCCTGCCGCCTGGCGGAAAAGGCGGGCTTCCGCTATATAAAAACATTGCCGCTGCACGATAAAAGGGCACGCCTGTATATGATCGCACGTGATGAAAACTAAAACTTTCTTATACATCCAGTAAATCAATATCTGATGCTAACACAATATCAACGACAAGGTTTTTCACTGGCCCGCGGTTTTGTGGTGCTGGTAATGCCGGCCATCCACGCAGTGTTATTATACAGCACACTGCCCGTAAAACAGGGGCCACTGGGCATGCTACTCGGTTTCCTGGCAGAAACATCGGGGGCTCCTTTGTTTATGCTGCTGATGGGACTGTTCATCGCCCTGGGACGCGAAAAAACAACGGCCTATATTTTAAAACGAATGGGCATGCTGTTGGCAGCGGGTTACCTGCTGAATGGATGCAAACTGCTGTTGCCTTACCATTGGGGATGGATCCCGCAACAATTTTTAACGGATAGCGGAGTGACCGAAAATACCGCAACACAACTGTTTTTAACCGGGGATATCCTCCAGTTTGCAGCCATTGCCTATGCCTGTTGCGCTGTGCTCAGAAAACGTATCACAAGCGTAACCTGGTACGGCCTTGCATTCCTTATAGTATTGTTGATAACACCATTTGCCTGGAAGCTGCAGTGCGACGGAATACCGGCGATTCCCCTTGCATTGCTGAACGGAAAACCGCCGCAGGCCTTCTTTCCGTTGTTTCCCTGGTTATTATATCCGTTGGCGGGCTTAATAACCGGTGCGCTGCTTACGCGCTTGAACGGTACTGATTTTAATAAACTGCTGATAATATTGACGACAGGCCTTGCTTTGGCAGGCTATTTATTATCGCTTGCAGAGCCGCCTGAATGGAAAACGGAATTTTACCGCCTGGGCCGGGGCGGCACCTTGTTTCATATCGGACTGGCAATGGGCTGGGTGCTGTTGTTTATAGGGCTGGCAAAAAAAATAAGGAAGAATTATTTCTTTGATCTGCTGCAATGGCTGAGCGACAATATCCTGCTGGCTTATATCCTGCAATGGATCGTTATCTTCTGGTGTTTTCCGTTGTTCGGTTACAACCGACTGCAACTGTTTTCTTCGCTGCTTGCAGTATATGCCACTGCCACCACCAGCTTCCTGTTGTTGTTTTTTATACTGAGCGGATCAAAAAAAATAAAGCGGTTTTATGAAAGAAGACAACCGGATCTATGATATCGCAGGTAT is from Niabella beijingensis and encodes:
- a CDS encoding GNAT family N-acetyltransferase, yielding MNKHRKDRSAGIFTGSLDELFLYRDAAENSPQALGIRLVVLRKDLAVLYRWVNQPYAHRFWGMQGSLKMLYEFYEPKITSNGLQLFFACIGNVPVALVEVYPVLESELAGMADFTGGDYGIHLLMAPYREIKTVAAESAAGLSLRVLRVVQRMLFEFTSVVRIVAEPDERNTNACRLAEKAGFRYIKTLPLHDKRARLYMIARDEN
- a CDS encoding helix-turn-helix domain-containing protein → MDHLFEITSPDNDSFFWSAPEAYRHQSLLIPSMSALAVSGGWGHMLFQHRQQEDFTIWYSTYCVEQRRRFKVRADVPVIEFSFLLRNSVMQQMNSLYDKLVEETQFNIFYLPYIEDRVSFEPGLPYTTLDIHCTPSFLQKLEPYYPGVVHPFLDAIAANTATQVFPQHLFATQNMVFLAQWILRLLRAAVVNNLELELAVKLLLCAALECKTPLQLGGRIITLSELSRVNRVSIQLLKCFTREPNLRILARQAGMNETFLKKLFALRFQQPPYRYWNTYRMDEAFTRVISTDEPLTDIALDMGFSALSNFSKTFKKFYGLSPVRYRK
- a CDS encoding acyltransferase family protein is translated as MLTQYQRQGFSLARGFVVLVMPAIHAVLLYSTLPVKQGPLGMLLGFLAETSGAPLFMLLMGLFIALGREKTTAYILKRMGMLLAAGYLLNGCKLLLPYHWGWIPQQFLTDSGVTENTATQLFLTGDILQFAAIAYACCAVLRKRITSVTWYGLAFLIVLLITPFAWKLQCDGIPAIPLALLNGKPPQAFFPLFPWLLYPLAGLITGALLTRLNGTDFNKLLIILTTGLALAGYLLSLAEPPEWKTEFYRLGRGGTLFHIGLAMGWVLLFIGLAKKIRKNYFFDLLQWLSDNILLAYILQWIVIFWCFPLFGYNRLQLFSSLLAVYATATTSFLLLFFILSGSKKIKRFYERRQPDL